The Amycolatopsis mongoliensis genome includes a window with the following:
- a CDS encoding GntR family transcriptional regulator, whose translation MAMPPGMLPEIEPVSRESTAAVIARQLRDAIMTGALPPGTQLGETELASRFQVSRGPLREAMQHLVSEGLLRSERHRGLFVIDLEPGDVYDIYAARSAIERAAMIRAVRGGERERIADVLERTVAEMATAASEDDPTALSTADLRFHEALINASGSKRLVRMARTLLIETRMCLTALQSTYQRVEERVEEHTKLIQALRDGDEETALALLDSHMEDAVQRLAPGTSLIEGHAPPVPGNA comes from the coding sequence ATGGCCATGCCACCGGGCATGCTGCCCGAGATCGAACCGGTCAGCCGCGAGTCGACAGCCGCGGTCATCGCGCGTCAGCTGCGCGACGCGATCATGACCGGCGCCCTCCCGCCGGGCACCCAGCTCGGCGAGACGGAGCTGGCCTCACGCTTCCAGGTGTCACGGGGGCCGCTCCGGGAGGCCATGCAGCATCTGGTGTCCGAAGGGCTCCTGCGCAGCGAACGGCACCGGGGGCTGTTCGTGATCGACCTCGAGCCCGGCGACGTCTACGACATCTATGCAGCTCGCTCGGCGATCGAACGCGCCGCGATGATCCGCGCCGTGCGCGGCGGGGAACGCGAGCGGATCGCCGACGTGCTCGAGCGGACTGTCGCCGAGATGGCGACAGCCGCGAGCGAAGACGACCCGACCGCGCTTTCCACCGCGGACCTCAGGTTCCACGAGGCCCTCATCAACGCCTCCGGCAGCAAACGGCTCGTGCGGATGGCCCGGACCCTGCTCATCGAGACGCGGATGTGCCTGACCGCGCTGCAGAGCACCTATCAGCGGGTCGAGGAACGCGTCGAGGAGCACACGAAACTCATCCAGGCCCTTCGCGACGGCGACGAGGAAACGGCGCTGGCGCTGCTCGATTCCCACATGGAGGACGCCGTGCAGCGCCTCGCGCCGGGGACGAGCCTCATCGAGGGACACGCCCCGCCGGTGCCGGGCAACGCGTGA
- a CDS encoding DUF4262 domain-containing protein gives MCFECENPDRSGYLQRLRDGVAGRGWLVQGVEGSGSYPPWAYTVGLSEYGLPELVVTGLPVPDAAGLLNDLAAHSLHESPPSSGERVPLRGGSLIEVVRLAEPSVHLVFAVALYGPEIRALQLVHADSQGRFPWSPDCRDGRGGQPVLGVRGGA, from the coding sequence ATGTGCTTCGAATGTGAGAACCCGGACAGATCCGGTTACCTGCAACGGCTTCGCGATGGCGTGGCCGGCCGGGGCTGGCTCGTGCAGGGAGTCGAGGGCAGTGGGTCGTACCCGCCGTGGGCCTACACGGTAGGCCTGAGCGAGTACGGCCTGCCCGAGCTGGTCGTGACGGGCCTGCCGGTGCCGGACGCGGCGGGACTGCTCAACGACCTGGCCGCGCACTCACTGCACGAGTCGCCGCCGTCGTCGGGCGAGCGCGTGCCGCTGCGGGGCGGTTCGCTGATCGAGGTGGTCCGGCTGGCGGAGCCGTCGGTGCACCTGGTGTTCGCAGTGGCGTTGTACGGTCCGGAAATCCGCGCGCTCCAACTGGTCCACGCGGACTCGCAGGGCCGCTTCCCGTGGTCGCCGGACTGCCGCGACGGCCGTGGTGGCCAGCCGGTGCTGGGGGTGCGCGGTGGCGCTTAA
- a CDS encoding tartrate dehydrogenase: MSSYRIASIPGDGIGVDVTVEARKVLDRASALFGFSLEWNEFDWSCERYAQAGSMMPDDGVAQLSAFDGILLGAVGFPGVPDHVSLWGLLIPLRRAFQQYVNLRPVRLLPGTTSVLAGRKAEELELVIVRENSEGEYSAIGGRHNAGRPDEFVLQESVFTRVGVSRIIRYAFELARTRSSRVCSATKSNGLIHSMPFWDEIFAEIAAEYPDVHSEQMHVDALAARMVQAPDRLDVIVGSNLFGDILSDLAAAITGGLGMAPSGNINPSGEYPSMFEAVHGSAPDIAGQGIANPVAQILAAAMLVEHLGETVAAQAIRTAVDRVLDEGRVRTPDLGGTDTTERLGTAVAEAMG; the protein is encoded by the coding sequence GTGAGCTCCTACCGCATCGCGAGCATCCCCGGCGACGGGATCGGCGTGGACGTCACGGTCGAGGCCCGCAAGGTCCTCGACCGGGCTTCCGCGCTCTTCGGCTTCTCTCTGGAGTGGAACGAATTCGACTGGAGCTGCGAGCGCTACGCGCAGGCCGGGTCGATGATGCCGGACGACGGCGTCGCGCAGCTCTCGGCGTTCGACGGGATCCTGCTCGGCGCGGTCGGCTTTCCCGGCGTCCCGGACCACGTTTCGCTGTGGGGCCTGCTGATCCCGCTTCGGCGCGCGTTCCAGCAGTACGTCAACCTGCGCCCGGTGCGGCTGCTGCCGGGCACGACGTCCGTGCTGGCCGGGCGGAAGGCCGAAGAGCTGGAGCTGGTCATCGTCCGCGAGAACTCCGAAGGGGAGTACTCGGCGATCGGCGGCCGGCACAACGCCGGGCGGCCGGACGAGTTCGTGCTGCAGGAGTCGGTCTTCACGCGCGTCGGCGTTTCACGGATCATCCGGTACGCCTTCGAACTGGCGCGGACGAGGTCTTCGCGCGTGTGCTCGGCGACGAAGTCCAACGGGCTCATCCACTCGATGCCCTTCTGGGACGAGATCTTTGCCGAAATCGCCGCGGAGTACCCCGATGTCCACAGTGAACAGATGCACGTGGACGCGCTGGCGGCGCGGATGGTCCAGGCGCCGGACCGGCTCGACGTCATCGTGGGTTCGAACCTCTTCGGCGACATCCTGAGCGACCTCGCGGCCGCGATCACCGGCGGACTCGGCATGGCACCGTCCGGCAACATCAACCCATCGGGTGAATATCCGTCGATGTTCGAGGCGGTCCACGGGAGTGCTCCGGACATCGCCGGACAGGGGATCGCGAACCCCGTGGCACAGATCCTGGCGGCCGCGATGCTGGTCGAACACCTGGGCGAAACCGTTGCTGCGCAAGCGATCCGGACCGCGGTGGACCGGGTGCTCGACGAGGGCCGCGTGCGCACCCCGGACCTCGGCGGCACGGATACCACAGAACGGCTCGGCACGGCCGTGGCCGAAGCGATGGGTTGA
- a CDS encoding NAD-dependent succinate-semialdehyde dehydrogenase, whose product MSASTESGVVDAVGKELFIGGKWVAAESGKTFPVVDPATGKELCQVADASPADGVTALDAAVAAQADFAKVAPRERGEILRRAYELLMKRQDELALLMTLEMGKPLAESKGEIAYAAEFFRWFAEEAVRIDGGYATAPNGSGRFLITKQPVGPTILITPWNFPMAMGTRKIGPAVAAGCTMVIKPAAQTPLSMLALAGILAEAGLPEGVLNVLTTSDSGGVMEPLIRDGRARKLSFTGSTGVGRKLLEQCADKVLRTSMELGGNAPFLVFDDADMDAAIDGAMQAKMRNIGEACTAANRFYVQRGVVEEFSRRLTERMQALPMGRGTEKDVVVGPLIDGKAVDKVTELVKDATDRGAKVLTGGSGVDGPGHFYQATVLTDVPQEARLTHEEIFGPVAPITPFDTEEEAVAKANDTEFGLVSYVFTSDLKRALRVSEALEAGMIGLNQGIVSNPAAPFGGIKQSGLGREGGSVGIDEFLETKYIAVAL is encoded by the coding sequence ATGAGCGCGAGTACCGAGTCCGGCGTCGTCGACGCGGTCGGCAAGGAACTGTTCATCGGCGGCAAGTGGGTCGCCGCCGAGTCGGGGAAGACGTTCCCGGTGGTGGACCCGGCCACCGGCAAGGAGTTGTGCCAGGTCGCCGACGCCTCGCCGGCGGACGGCGTCACCGCGCTGGACGCCGCCGTCGCCGCGCAAGCGGACTTCGCGAAGGTGGCGCCCCGCGAGCGTGGCGAGATCCTGCGCCGCGCGTACGAGCTGCTGATGAAGCGCCAGGACGAGCTCGCCCTGCTCATGACCCTCGAGATGGGCAAGCCGCTGGCCGAGTCGAAGGGTGAGATCGCCTACGCCGCCGAGTTCTTCCGCTGGTTCGCCGAGGAGGCCGTCCGGATCGACGGCGGTTACGCGACCGCCCCGAACGGCTCGGGCCGGTTCCTCATCACGAAGCAGCCGGTCGGGCCGACGATCCTGATCACGCCGTGGAACTTCCCGATGGCGATGGGCACCCGCAAGATCGGCCCGGCTGTCGCCGCGGGCTGCACGATGGTGATCAAACCCGCCGCGCAGACGCCGCTGTCGATGCTGGCGCTGGCCGGCATCCTCGCCGAGGCGGGGCTGCCCGAGGGCGTGCTCAACGTCCTCACGACCAGCGATTCCGGCGGGGTGATGGAGCCGCTGATCCGTGACGGCCGCGCCCGCAAGCTCTCCTTCACCGGCTCGACCGGCGTCGGCCGGAAGCTCCTGGAGCAGTGCGCCGACAAGGTCCTCCGGACGTCGATGGAGCTCGGCGGGAACGCGCCGTTCCTGGTCTTCGACGACGCCGACATGGACGCCGCCATCGACGGCGCGATGCAGGCGAAGATGCGCAACATCGGCGAGGCGTGCACCGCGGCGAACCGGTTCTACGTGCAGCGCGGCGTCGTCGAGGAGTTCTCGCGGCGGCTGACCGAGCGCATGCAGGCGCTGCCGATGGGCCGCGGCACCGAGAAGGACGTCGTGGTCGGCCCGCTGATCGACGGCAAGGCCGTCGACAAGGTGACGGAGCTGGTCAAGGACGCCACCGACCGCGGCGCGAAGGTGCTCACCGGCGGCTCCGGAGTCGACGGCCCGGGTCACTTCTACCAGGCCACCGTGCTCACCGATGTCCCGCAGGAAGCGCGGCTGACGCACGAGGAGATCTTCGGGCCGGTCGCCCCGATCACGCCGTTCGACACCGAGGAAGAGGCGGTGGCGAAGGCGAACGACACCGAGTTCGGTCTGGTTTCCTACGTCTTCACCAGCGACCTCAAGCGCGCGCTGCGCGTCTCGGAAGCCTTGGAGGCCGGCATGATCGGGCTCAACCAGGGCATCGTGTCGAACCCGGCGGCGCCGTTCGGCGGGATCAAGCAGTCCGGGCTGGGCCGCGAAGGCGGTTCGGTCGGCATCGACGAGTTCCTCGAGACCAAGTACATCGCGGTGGCCCTGTGA